The proteins below are encoded in one region of Nyctibius grandis isolate bNycGra1 chromosome 7, bNycGra1.pri, whole genome shotgun sequence:
- the TARP gene encoding T-cell receptor gamma alternate reading frame protein, with translation MLLLPVLLATSLWSRGDAQAVPVQTPELRRQMKGSSASMECQTSAEAIVHWYKQLPGEPPKRILYVSGQSPVFDDSRNAKKFQVRKHPTVPLYGLTIDYLTPRDSGTYYCAYWFYQGITALDGYYYKVFGSGTKLIVSGKGNSPPANSEILQKQHENKITYVCLIEKFYPEVIRVTWTDGEKEVTDNVVKGDTWKPAKEDEYSIGSWLTVPVENKDKNYYCKYEHESQEHLLPTQDSTKATPQEEDCSAYPGNGTVFNRDHLMHRTAYLVYIVLLLKSSMYYLIVLFFTYRMWAPAKHRGKKA, from the exons AGCTGCGGAGGCAGATGaagggcagctctgccagcatgGAGTGCCAAACAAGCGCTGAAGCCATCGTGCACTGGTACAAGCAGCTTCCCGGAGAGCCGCCAAAGAGGATCCTGTACGTGTCAGGACAGTCACCTGTTTTTGATGACAGTCGCAATGCAAAGAAATTTCAAGTTCGGAAGCATCCTACTGTGCCCCTCTATGGTCTCACAATAGATTATTTAACCCCGAGGGATTCTGGCACTTACTACTGTGCCTATTGGTTTTATCAAGGCATCACAGCATTAGATGG TTATTACTACAAGGTGTTTGGTTCCGGTACAAAACTCATTGTGTCAG GCAAGGGAAATTCTCCACCAGCAAACTCTGAaattctgcagaagcagcatgaaaaTAAGATAACTTATGTTTGCCTTATTGAGAAATTCTATCCAGAAGTTATTCGTGTGACATGGACCGATGGAGAAAAAGAGGTAACGGACAATGTAGTAAAAGGAGACACTTGGAAGCCTGCAAAAGAGGATGAATACTCAATTGGCAGCTGGTTAACTGTACCAGTGGAGAACAAAGACAAGAACTATTACTGCAAATACGAGCATGAAAGCCAAGAGCATTTACTGCCAACCCAAG ATTCTACAAAGGCTACTCCTCAGGAAGAAGACTGCAGCGCATATCCTGGAAACGGCACTGTTTTTAATAGAg ATCACTTAATGCACAGGACAGCATATTTAGTGTACATTGTCCTTCTTCTGAAGAGCTCCATGTACTATCTCATCGTACTCTTCTTCACCTACAGAATGTGGGCTCCAGCCAAGCACCGAGGAAAGAAAGCGTAA